Proteins from one Betaproteobacteria bacterium genomic window:
- the gluQ gene encoding tRNA glutamyl-Q(34) synthetase GluQRS, which translates to MTYRGRFAPTPSGPLHFGSLVAATGSYLEAKRHAGEWWLRIDDIDPPRVQPGAADAILHCLERYGFQWDGPVIHQSRRRAAYHAALHRLRQLGLVYACACTRKEIARIARSSAEGPIYPGTCRTGCAARGRALRLDTRGPAIEFLDELQGPQRRDIEHDLGDFVLYRGGAVYSFQLAAAVDDGDYAMTHIVRGADLLESSARQIYLQKLLGYAMPSYMHL; encoded by the coding sequence ATGACCTACCGGGGACGGTTCGCACCCACCCCCTCCGGTCCCCTGCACTTCGGTTCTCTGGTGGCCGCCACGGGAAGTTACTTGGAAGCGAAACGGCACGCGGGCGAGTGGTGGCTGCGCATTGACGACATCGATCCCCCGCGCGTTCAGCCAGGTGCCGCGGATGCGATTCTGCATTGCCTGGAACGCTACGGATTTCAGTGGGACGGGCCTGTCATCCATCAAAGCCGGCGCCGGGCAGCCTATCACGCCGCGCTCCATCGCCTACGGCAATTAGGCTTGGTCTACGCCTGCGCTTGCACTCGCAAGGAAATTGCGCGCATTGCACGCAGCAGTGCCGAGGGACCCATCTATCCGGGCACCTGCCGCACGGGTTGCGCCGCGCGAGGGCGGGCGCTACGCCTCGACACGCGCGGCCCCGCGATAGAATTCCTCGACGAATTGCAAGGCCCGCAACGGCGAGATATCGAGCACGACCTAGGCGATTTCGTTTTGTACCGCGGCGGCGCGGTCTATTCCTTTCAACTAGCCGCCGCCGTGGACGACGGCGATTACGCCATGACCCACATCGTGCGCGGCGCCGACTTGCTGGAATCCTCCGCGCGGCAAATCTACCTGCAAAAACTTTTGGGGTACGCCATGCCCTCTTATATGCATCTCC
- a CDS encoding DUF2069 domain-containing protein has translation MMRSAQWVSSVTLIALIALFVAWELVLAPMRPGGSWLVLKVLPLLLPLRGILHGRRYTYQWSSLLACVYLGEGLTRAWTDAFPSNVLAAIEAALCVVFLVSTGYYAKATRPSLRAQ, from the coding sequence ATGATGCGTTCCGCGCAATGGGTTAGCAGCGTCACATTGATCGCTTTGATTGCTCTCTTCGTGGCATGGGAGCTTGTGCTCGCGCCGATGCGGCCAGGCGGATCTTGGCTCGTACTCAAGGTGCTGCCCCTGCTCCTTCCCCTGCGGGGAATCCTGCACGGGCGGCGCTATACCTACCAGTGGTCATCGCTCTTGGCATGCGTGTATCTGGGTGAAGGTCTGACTCGCGCGTGGACCGACGCGTTTCCATCCAATGTGCTGGCGGCAATCGAAGCCGCGCTTTGCGTGGTCTTCCTCGTGAGTACGGGCTACTACGCCAAGGCCACGCGCCCTTCGCTCAGAGCGCAATGA
- a CDS encoding DUF2470 domain-containing protein, translating into MRADVFHGRAARQTVRRHLSGVLSTHSAKHAGFPYGSAVPHMTDALGRPVILISHLAEHTHNIEANDKVSFLVAETGADLQTHGRASLLGHAHVIAHEEVQTRYLRYHPEGERSLAIGGFRFFRIEPLQVRFIEGFGGIHWVRGDSYLAPPTPLDNAEEDILQHMNSDHHDTMTLYCRRIHRYTPRSASMIGIGQDGFDIRADERVLRFEFPNAVTTPGEARKALVALADHCREQ; encoded by the coding sequence ATGCGGGCTGACGTGTTTCACGGCCGCGCCGCCCGCCAGACTGTTCGCCGGCATCTCAGCGGAGTCCTGTCCACTCACTCCGCGAAACACGCGGGCTTTCCCTATGGCAGTGCGGTACCGCACATGACGGATGCCCTAGGGCGGCCGGTGATTCTCATCAGCCACTTGGCCGAACACACCCACAACATCGAAGCGAACGACAAGGTAAGCTTCCTGGTGGCCGAAACGGGCGCGGATTTGCAAACCCATGGCCGCGCCAGCCTGCTAGGCCACGCGCACGTCATCGCGCACGAAGAAGTGCAAACGCGTTATTTGCGCTACCACCCGGAAGGCGAACGCAGCCTGGCCATCGGCGGGTTTAGGTTCTTTCGCATCGAGCCCTTACAGGTACGTTTCATCGAAGGGTTTGGCGGGATCCATTGGGTGCGGGGAGATTCCTATCTGGCGCCCCCCACGCCGTTGGACAACGCCGAAGAGGACATTTTGCAGCACATGAACTCTGACCACCACGACACCATGACGCTTTATTGCCGGCGCATCCATCGATACACGCCACGCTCGGCAAGTATGATTGGGATCGGCCAGGATGGCTTCGACATACGCGCGGATGAGCGCGTGCTGCGCTTTGAATTTCCCAACGCCGTCACGACTCCGGGCGAAGCTCGCAAGGCGCTGGTCGCCCTCGCGGATCACTGCCGCGAGCAATGA
- a CDS encoding TlpA family protein disulfide reductase yields the protein MKKIFLCSVLSFLLSSFLPVLSAAQGFVLKGSDGRELRLADFKGKWVVVNFWAPWCPPCLEEIPDLVDAYDARKDKDLVVIGVALDYEEKKEVLRLAESLMVSYPIVLDQRAVKTHFGVIKGLPTTWIYDPKGNLAKKFVGRISPRQLAGITGG from the coding sequence ATGAAGAAGATATTCCTCTGCTCGGTCCTGTCATTCCTCCTATCGTCCTTTCTTCCAGTTCTTTCGGCGGCACAAGGCTTCGTGTTGAAGGGCAGCGACGGGCGCGAGCTGCGTTTGGCGGATTTCAAGGGCAAATGGGTGGTGGTGAATTTTTGGGCGCCCTGGTGCCCGCCTTGTTTGGAGGAAATCCCTGACTTGGTGGACGCTTACGACGCAAGAAAGGATAAGGACTTGGTGGTGATCGGCGTGGCGCTGGATTACGAGGAGAAAAAAGAGGTACTGCGCTTGGCGGAATCGTTGATGGTGTCCTATCCCATCGTGCTTGACCAGCGCGCGGTCAAGACGCACTTTGGCGTCATCAAGGGATTGCCCACCACTTGGATTTACGACCCCAAGGGAAACCTTGCCAAGAAGTTCGTGGGGAGAATTTCGCCGCGCCAATTGGCGGGAATCACCGGCGGATAG